A region of Osmerus eperlanus chromosome 9, fOsmEpe2.1, whole genome shotgun sequence DNA encodes the following proteins:
- the alms1 gene encoding serine/arginine repetitive matrix protein 2 yields MASGSSSAVSSASETSLNRTSSLGEGRSSGVAKPEAGQGAGSRQPSPGGPQTETGQHSSQMSQISNITVRSPNAQPDDGADALHRELRSEAERIRSFEPESLTPDQENATADTPLTGRVGATRGLLVGVSGTGLLSAGYSVERGHRERDLWSSGNQTGTDGSLLGFLPQPVSQSTPGVFHAPVRTGSKPKLGLLSAIGSNPDVSHLSGSRRPSQPAAVSMPDIDAIDLVGPQPGYEASGKVHSLPSLNYLQKVDAWRTNQSSMKTSLFDSLALQGFSGVSPKQRAYDAVSGPLNRMLTQQGAGQHQAIPGPSSDQNPTTPLSGPFSPTRGEAVGCAPLREDGGVAGGPPGSALGRSQSHSSLSTVVTTIQHAEQPRREEGSSQALGQAGTATPREPEGGERGAGPGQAPGAGRGAELQLASTAQPSGVADLGWFSDVSTPRDGSAVFSSSQDSGHSGRNVGASAGASSAVSLEVDNYAPYWNSKPSTPARERELNIEDRIPLYLRNLGIDQSPSTILTPFAPRGPIREPEFSPTDLCTVKGSVGTPTKSSQPSEGDSPHKEEFSRASLHSMDSSLSIPLSVDSLHPMAPYRDPNTSSPPDRDPSQGSVRLALSTVSPQPQDTHQPTQPSGPGVPSHAATELGERYEGLAPGGQRTGAPEPEVSMEQSREDSFVGSKTLQEIRRLLGRAENIVSGGSSSSSSPGGSQPHLDEDSLFSARNRMESFQNSSLTCSSAGDLRTYSTSLVWGRSSSDSMLLVERLRENSTGMETGRPPREPAHQPGQTLSPREACVRGGQPRDGSAGAGSALPLPKAVRRAEPEGCSAGPSDAAARGQLLVPPINTLPGQHAAATAVQPRPALRETPGGGEEEGDAEGVEEEISPFSSPSSSSSSAVGSGQGAGSEGSSSSSLAARVARLLQRESPATMVSSRASSNTDLEESRAREWIKLKLSGLQCEPLELDAEDRLRIEEIKRELLLSTTHTFKSQGSTDTESSAASSLPLPLPPSQPAERFSALRAAEERLSHQLQTLTMASLDPNQPPAPLPLNPSLHPPQPQNLEGRVREIAHREGVSLPRAPLPPPLTSITITTCRRSPSPLPPPSPEPLQLAQLSREGVPPPAPQPDRPPTTHQGGTAAEPASAPQPNGRHARTMNHVEVQAGPEEAGLGRDTTGRSQGSATINPPGQAPGHVSLLHLTLSPKPTEHTQAPALSSRHSSALTGPLHDGHTPQSTLTNQERAGTTREPMRRRDVSVQFATTVPEWKTSSRYPQSFTPPQRLAPPSRPVRTPAVPVLLPYKPLGSENMFYVPQTEAQLSPIRSDTTIESSHTGSDDAVPPQFSADVLGSRDQEGEKQGVDRGVNIRHTEGIYSKRLRGAGVSMQGGLIQAGVSLQPGHAGAESPLESSSYGNERQAPPSFPQGGEALSSGSAGAVRDQRTTFDLPEGRGWRSPSLGEEGEEFQPLPGELDYSMDRSCPGPAHTPLPQEAWGPERRGFPKPAPQQTGRSLDQLWRRFSQRWSLEESRPTSEREASLLERLERLSRLIHSGTPSTLTYPDPAALGEDSVGPGDAGRRAEEGEGRRTREERMEGSGRGGGGVRQAWLQEAQTQEAEPRAAKEEDEESRAGCGPSPSRHLWPAERERADSVSESSSSRSTVDTARLVRAFGAGRVRGLKTGTKLRKLHSTIHQQRQGLGQRQGLRQGRTRDSDTPPLLLSETTATDESIMTADSASSASTYTTRRGPSLSATRGVKRVSRGVQAGDLEVINKGTRSHTRDVGTTFPSPAPSQRGPPSLASSSSGERGRAVGRSPPKTQTFLRDKKTSTLRGQPKHYPRGVSWFLPAEDLKAEARKENQPEGHPAPTPGPLWVEASNRPWREPLRPRQAEQSRATTREGTRGSRPGGTEPPPQPSSKPPSALVRISLQEALELRRPEFMSRSRERIRRLALQVEERRLQAIFSRERDELFNRPGAAGRLHRPHAGPSLLRRAVPKKEMVQRSKQIYSQLAEVQKRREEDRRKAEYRSYRLNAQLYNKKITNRVLGRRTPWQ; encoded by the exons ATGGCCAGCGGCAGCAGCAGCGCCGTGTCCTCCGCCTCCGAGACCTCGCTCAACAGAACCTCGTCTctcggggaggggaggagcagcgGCGTTGCCAAGCCCGAGGCTGGGCAGGGCGCCGGGAGCAGACAGCCCTCGCCAGGAGGACCCCAGACCGAGACGGGACAACACTCCTCACAGATGTCACAGATTTCGAACATCACCGTCCGTTCGCCAAACGCTCAACCAGATGACGGTGCTGACGCACTCCACAGAGAGCTCCGCTCTGAGGCGGAGAGAATCCGCAGCTTCGAGCCCGAGAGCCTCACCCCGGACCAGGAGAACGCAACAGCCGACACCCCCCTCACAGGGAGGGTGGGTGCCACCAGAGGGCTCCTGGTCGGAGTGAGTGGGACGGGGCTTCTGTCAGCTGGCTACAGCGTGGAGCgaggacacagggagagggacctgtggtcctcagggaaccAGACAGGGACAGATGGGTCCCTCCTGGGCTTCCTCCCTCAGCCTGTGTCCCAGTCTACTCCCGGTGTTTTCCACGCACCCGTCAGAACCGGTTCTAAGCCCAAACTGGGACTGCTGTCCGCCATCGGGTCTAACCCGGACGTCTCGCATCTCTCAGGTTCCAGGAGGCCCTCACAGCCAGCGGCAGTTTCTATGCCGGATATCGACGCCATCGACCTGGTTGGCCCACAGCCAGGCTACGAAGCATCCGGAAAGGTCCACTCTCTTCCGAGTCTGAACTACCTGCAGAAGGTAGACGCCTGGAGGACCAATCAGAGCTCGATGAAGACCTCCCTGTTTGATAGCCTGGCTCTGCAGGGGTTCTCTGGTGTGTCTCCCAAACAGAGGGCCTACGACGCCGTCTCAGGCCCTCTGAACCGCATGCTGACTCAGCAGGGGGCTGGCCAGCACCAGGCCATTCCTGGCCCCAGCTCAGACCAGAaccccaccacacccctctCTGGGCCCTTCTCCCCGACCAGGGGAGAGGCAGTGGGCTGTGCCCCCCtgagggaggacgggggggtggCCGGGGGCCCTCCGGGGTCCGCCCTTGGCAGGTCTCAGTCCCACTCTTCTCTCAGCACGGTAGTCACAACCATCCAGCATGCTGAACAGCCacggagggaagaggggagcagcCAGGCGCTGGGCCAGGCTGGGACAGCCACCCCCAGGGAgccggaggggggtgagaggggtgcagGCCCAGGTCAGGCCCCAGGGGCCGGGCGTGGCGCGGAGCTGCAGCTGGCCAGCACAGCTCAGCCCTCTGGTGTCGCAGACCTGGGCTGGTTCAGTGACGTGTCCACTCCCCGCGACGGGAGCGCCGTGTTCTCCAGCTCCCAGGACAGCGGCCACAGCGGGCGGAACGTGGGCGCCTCCGCGGGGGCGTCGTCCGCGGTGAGCCTGGAGGTGGACAACTACGCCCCCTACTGGAACTCCAAACCCTCCACTcctgccagggagagagagctcaaCATTGAAGACAGAATTCCG CTGTACCTCCGTAACCTCGGTATTGACCAATCCCCTTCAACGATCCTCACTCCGTTTGCAcccagaggaccaatcagagagcCCGAGTTTTCTCCCACGGATCTGTGCACGGTGAAGGGGTCCGTGGGGACCCCCACCAAGAGCAGCCAGCCCTCGGAAG GTGACAGCCCCCATAAAGAGGAGTTCTCCAGGGCAAGCCTTCACTCCATGGACTCcagcctctccatccctctgagtGTGGACAGCCTCCATCCCATGGCCCCCTACCGTGATCCCaatacctcctcccccccagacagagatcCCAGCCAGGGCAGTGTGAGGCTGGCCCTCAGCACcgtcagcccccagccccaggacaCCCACCAGCCTACCCAGCCCAGCGGGCCGGGTGTGCCCAGCCACGCTGCCACAGAGCTCGGGGAGAGGTACGAGGGCCTGGCTCCCGGGGGGCAGAGGACCGGAGCCCCAGAGCCTGAAGTGAGCATGGAGCAGAGTCGCGAGGACTCCTTCGTCGGCTCCAAGACCCTGCAGGAGATCAGGAGGCTGCTGGGCCGGGCGGAGAACATCGTCTCAgggggctcctcctcttcctcctccccaggaGGGTCCCAGCCGCACTTGGACGAAGACTCCCTCTTCTCCGCGAGGAACAGGATGGAGAGTTTCCAGAACTCGTCCCTCACGTGCTCGTCGGCTGGGGACCTGCGGACCTACTCGACATCGTTGGTCTGGGGCCGGTCCTCCTCAGACTCCATGCTGCTggtggagaggctgagagagaactCCACGGGAATGGAGACCGGGAGGCCCCCCAGGGAGCCAGCCCACCAGCCCGGCCAGACCCTGAGCCCCAGGGAGGCCTGCGTGAGAGGAGGACAGCCCCGGGACGGCTCCGCGGGCGCGGGCTCCGCCCTGCCGCTGCCTAAGGCCGTGAGGAGGGCGGAGCCCGAGGGCTGCAGTGCCGGGCCGTCGGACGCAGCGGCACGTGGCCAGCTCCTCGTCCCACCAATCAACACGCTGCCTGGTCAGCATGCGGCTGCTACTGCAGTCCAGCCTCGCCCCGCCCTcagagagacaccagggggtggggaggaggagggggacgcagagggcgtggaggaggagatctccccgttctcctccccctcctcctcgtcctcctccgcaGTGGGCTCGGGGCAGGGCGCGGGCAGtgagggcagcagcagcagctctctGGCTGCCAGGGTCGCCAGGCTCCTGCAGAGAGAGTCTCCGGCCACTATGGTCTCCAGCAGAGCCAGCTCCAACACTGACCTGGAGGAGAGTCGAGCCAGag AGTGGATCAAGCTGAAGCTGTCGGGCCTGCAGTGTGAACCCCTGGAGCTGGACGCAGAGGACCGCTTGAGGATCGAGGAGATCAAGAGGGAGCTCCTgctcagcaccacacacaccttcaag AGCCAGGGAAGCACCGACACAGAGAGCAGCGCTGCCTCaagcctgcctctccccctgcctccctcccagccaGCAGAGCGGTTCAGTGCCCTCAGAGCCGCAGAGGAACGTCTGTCCCACCAGCTCCAGACCCTAACCATGGCCTCCCTAGACCCCAaccagccccctgcccctctgcccctaaaccccagcctccacccccctcagccccagaACCTGGAGGGCCGTGTTCGAGAGATCGCCCACAGGGAGGGTGTGAGCCTCCCCAGGGCGCCCCTTCCACCGcccctcacctccatcaccatcaccacctgccgccgctctccctcccccctgcctccccccagtcCGGAGCCCCTACAGCTCGCCCAGCTCTCCAGGGAGGGGGTCCCGCCGCCCGCCCCCCAGCCGGACCGCCCCCCCACAACCCACCAAGGAGGCACAGCAGCAGAGCCAGCCTCCGCGCCTCAGCCCAACGGCCGCCACGCCAGAACCATGAACCATGTGGAGGTCCAGGCTGGGCcggaggaggcggggctgggACGGGACACCACAGGACGCAGCCAGGGCTCTGCTACCATCAACCCTCCAGGCCAGGCACCAGGCCAcgtgtccctgctccacctcaccctctcccccaagCCCACCGAGCACACCCaggccccagccctctcctccagacacTCTTCCGCCCTCACAGGCCCTCTCCATGATGGCCACACCCCACAGTCTACGCTGACCAATCAGGAGAGGGCTGGGACAACCAGAGAACCAATGAGAAGACGGGATGTGTCGGTACAGTTTGCTACCACAGTGCCTGAGTGGAAGACCTCCTCCAGGTACCCACAATCCTTCACTCCTCCACAGAGACTGGCTCCCCCCTCCAGACCCGTTCGTACTCCAG CTGTGCCGGTTCTGCTTCCATACAAACCTCTGGGCAGCGAGAACATGTTCTACGTCCCCCAGACCGAGGCCCAGCTCTCCCCTATCCGCTCCGACACCACCATAGAGAGCTCCCACACGg GCTCAGACGACGCCGTGCCCCCTCAGTTCAGCGCTGACGTCCTGGGCTCCCGTGACCAGGAGGGGGAGAAGCAAGGGGTGGACCGGGGGGTGAACATCAGGCACACCGAGGGCATCTACAGCAagaggctgaggggggctggagtcaGCATGCAGGGTGGACTCATCCAGGCTGGAGTCAGCCTGCAGCCTGGACACGCAG GTGCTGAGTCGCCGCTGGAGAGCAGCTCATATGGAAACGAGAGACaggctcctccctctttccctcaagGAGGAGAAGCGCTGAGCTCGGGCTCTGCTGGCGCTGTGAGAGACCAGCGTACCACCTTTGACCTCCCGGAGGGGCGTGGCTGGCGCTCCCCCAGcctgggagaggaaggggaggagtttcAGCCTCTCCCTGGAGAGCTGGACTACAGCATGGACCGCTCCTGCCCTGGCCCCGCTCACACACCGCTCCCACAGGAAGCCTGGGGGCCAGAGAGGCGGGGCTTCCCTAAGCCCGCCCCCCAACAGACTGGCAGGTCTCTCGACCAACTGTGGCGCAGGTTCAGCCAGAGGTGGAGCCTGGAGGAGTCCCGCCCCACCAGTGAGAGGGAGGCGTCCCTGCTGGAGCGCCTGGAGCGCCTGTCACGTCTGATCCACAGCGGCACGCCGTCGACCCTCACCTACCCAGACCCAGCCGCCCTGGGGGAGGATTCCGTGGGACCGGGAGACGccgggaggagggcggaggagggagaggggaggaggacgagagaggagaggatggagggcagcgggagaggaggaggaggagttcgACAGGCGTGGCTGCAGGAGGCCCAGACCCAGGAGGCGGAGCCACGGGCGGCGaaagaggaagacgaggagagcagggcgggctgcggcccctcccccagccggCACCTGTGGCCGGCGGAGAGGGAGCGTGCCGACAGCGTCTCGGAGAGCAGCAGCTCCAGGTCCACGGTGGACACGGCCCGCCTGGTGAGGGCCTTCGGGGCCGGGCGAGTCAGAGGACTGAAGACTGGCACCAAGCTCAGGAAACTGCACAGCACCATCCACCAGCAGAGGCAGGGCctggggcagaggcagggcCTGAGGCAGGGCAGGACCAGGGACTcagacacccctcccctcctcctctcagagacCACAGCAACAGATGAGTCCATA ATGACTGCTGACTCGGCGTCGTCCGCCAGCACCTACACCACACGCCGTGGGCCCTCCCTCTCCGCCACGAGGGGCGTCAAGCGGGTCAGCAGGGGCGTCCaggcag gtGACCTGGAGGTCATCAATAAGGGGACTAGGAGCCACACCCGGGACGTTGGCaccaccttcccctcccctgccccgtcCCAGAGGGGGCCGCCCTCCCTGGCTTCCTCCTCCagcggggagaggggcagggcggTGGGCAGGAGCCCTCCCAAGACCCAGACGTTCCTCCGAGACAAGAAGACCAGTACCCTCAGGGGACAACCCAAGCACTACCCACGCG GTGTGTCCTGGTTCCTTCCTGCGGAGGACCTGAAAGCTGAAGCCCGGAAGGAGAACCAGCCAGAGGGGCACCCGGCCCCCACGCCCGGCCCACTCTGGGTTGAGGCCTCAAACAGGCCCTGGAGAGAGCCCCTCAGGCCCCGCCAGGCAGAGCAGAGCCGGGCCACGACCAGGGAGGGGACCCGGGGTTCCAGACCCGGTGGGACCGAACCTCCGCCTCAGCCCAGCAGCAAGCCTCCCTCTGCGCTGGTCCGCATCTCTCTGCAG GAGGCCCTGGAGCTGCGCAGGCCAGAGTTCATGTCTCGCTCGCGGGAGAGGATCCGGCGCCTGGccctgcaggtggaggagaggaggctgcaggCCATcttcagcagggagagagatgagctcTTCAACAGGCCCGGGGCAGCAGGGCGGCTGCACAGACCtcatgcag GTCCATCACTGCTCAGAAGGGCCGTTCCAAAGAAGGAGATGGTCCAAAGATCCAAACA GATCTACTCCCAGCTGGCGGAGGtgcagaagaggagggaggaggacagaaggaagGCAGAGTACCGCTCCTACAGGCTCAACGCCCAGCTCTACAACAAG AAAATCACCAACCGTGTGTTGGGTCGGCGAACACCTTGGCAGTGA